In the Chroococcidiopsis sp. SAG 2025 genome, one interval contains:
- a CDS encoding M48 family metallopeptidase, translated as MIETSRSARRTWYYPVLGSIAALGISVGTPEVALSVPWAELFQQGAQVIQLYRISDRDEVELGKQINQQLLSTQFQPVRDRTLNSKVNRIGQKLAQTSSRPDIPYTFQVVQDKSINAFATAGGFVYVTTGLLEAVDNEAQLAGVLAHEIGHIAARHTVEQMRQTAIAQGLANAAGVDRNKVVALGVEFGVRRPRSRQAEFEADRLGFENLQRAGYDQNQMIAFLEKLRNQSSVPAFLSTHPTTSDRIARLQGDD; from the coding sequence ATGATTGAGACTTCTAGATCTGCTCGTCGTACTTGGTATTATCCAGTACTTGGCTCGATAGCTGCATTAGGTATTAGTGTAGGTACTCCCGAAGTAGCCTTATCGGTTCCGTGGGCAGAATTATTCCAGCAAGGAGCGCAAGTCATCCAACTCTACAGGATTTCTGACCGAGATGAAGTAGAGTTAGGCAAGCAAATTAACCAACAACTCCTTAGCACTCAATTTCAACCCGTGCGCGATCGCACCTTGAATAGCAAAGTCAATCGTATCGGTCAAAAATTAGCTCAAACTAGCTCTCGTCCCGATATTCCCTATACCTTTCAAGTTGTACAGGATAAAAGCATCAATGCTTTTGCCACAGCTGGGGGTTTTGTTTACGTTACCACAGGCTTACTAGAAGCCGTAGACAACGAAGCACAACTTGCTGGCGTGTTGGCTCACGAAATCGGACATATTGCGGCGCGTCATACAGTAGAGCAAATGCGACAAACTGCGATCGCCCAAGGGTTAGCAAATGCAGCGGGAGTCGATCGCAACAAAGTCGTAGCCTTGGGAGTTGAATTCGGCGTGCGCCGTCCGCGCAGCCGTCAAGCAGAATTTGAAGCAGATCGTCTGGGATTTGAGAATCTGCAACGAGCTGGCTACGACCAGAATCAGATGATTGCCTTTCTAGAAAAACTACGCAACCAATCTTCAGTACCAGCCTTTTTGAGTACCCACCCAACCACCAGCGATCGTATTGCCAGACTCCAAGGCGACGATTGA
- a CDS encoding alpha-amylase family protein: MQNLWYKNAIVYSLDVETFMDSDGDGVGDFPGLTQKLDYLAGLGITCLWLLPFYPSPNRDNGYDVMDYYSVDPRLGTLGDFVEFMHKARERGIRVIVDLVVNHTSIAHPWFQAARSDRNSKYRDYYVWSDNPPPADPKHIAFPDVEDSLWDYDEQAGAYYLHHFYKEQPDLNIANPAVREEICKIMGFWLELGVSGFRIDAAPFLIMGIGIPQAKAEDLEGFLIEMRAFLVSRRADAVLLAEANVDADQIPVYFGNGDKMQLLFSFLLNQHMFLALARQDAATLTEGLKILPDTHHSCQWLNFVRHHDELTLDRLNESEIQEIFQAFAPEENMQMWGRGIRRRLPPMFGGDRQRVELVYSLLLTLPGTPMLRYGEEIGMGDDLSLEGRGSVRTVMQWSSRANGGFSSAPAEKLARPAIDTGEYGYQKLNVTSQQRDPNSILSWMERAIRTRKQYPEFGSGKWDIIATDEPSVFARSSQHNGNTVIAVHNLSAQSCTVSLKSAEYPHLLDVFSDRFYEQMDCNSKEIEISGYGYRWFQVN, translated from the coding sequence ATGCAAAATCTCTGGTACAAAAACGCGATTGTCTATTCTCTCGATGTGGAGACATTTATGGACTCGGACGGCGATGGAGTGGGTGATTTCCCAGGACTTACCCAAAAGTTAGACTATCTTGCAGGGTTGGGAATCACTTGTTTGTGGTTGTTACCTTTTTATCCCTCGCCTAACCGCGATAACGGCTACGATGTGATGGACTATTACAGCGTCGATCCTCGATTGGGGACGTTGGGTGATTTTGTCGAGTTCATGCACAAGGCGCGGGAACGGGGAATTAGAGTCATAGTCGATCTTGTCGTCAACCATACATCGATCGCGCATCCTTGGTTTCAAGCTGCAAGGAGCGATCGCAACTCCAAATATCGCGATTATTATGTATGGTCGGACAATCCCCCGCCAGCCGATCCCAAGCACATTGCTTTTCCCGATGTTGAAGATAGCCTTTGGGATTATGACGAGCAAGCAGGAGCGTATTACCTGCATCATTTCTACAAAGAACAGCCAGATTTAAATATTGCCAACCCAGCAGTGAGGGAAGAAATTTGTAAAATCATGGGCTTTTGGTTGGAGTTGGGGGTTTCTGGCTTTCGGATTGATGCTGCGCCTTTTTTAATTATGGGAATTGGCATTCCCCAGGCAAAGGCGGAAGACTTAGAAGGGTTTTTGATCGAAATGCGAGCATTTCTCGTCTCGCGGCGAGCTGATGCGGTTTTACTGGCTGAAGCTAATGTCGATGCAGACCAAATTCCCGTATATTTTGGCAACGGTGACAAAATGCAATTGCTATTCAGCTTCCTGTTGAACCAGCATATGTTTTTGGCACTGGCGCGGCAAGATGCGGCGACTCTGACTGAGGGGCTGAAAATATTACCCGACACTCATCATAGCTGTCAATGGCTCAACTTCGTCCGCCACCACGACGAATTAACGCTCGATCGCCTCAACGAATCCGAAATCCAAGAAATCTTTCAAGCTTTTGCTCCCGAAGAAAATATGCAGATGTGGGGGCGAGGAATTCGGCGCAGGCTACCACCCATGTTTGGGGGCGATCGCCAGCGAGTAGAACTAGTCTACAGTCTGTTATTAACTCTACCAGGTACGCCAATGCTGCGTTATGGTGAAGAAATTGGCATGGGTGACGATCTCTCTTTAGAGGGTCGCGGCAGTGTCCGCACGGTGATGCAATGGTCTAGCAGAGCCAATGGTGGGTTCTCGTCTGCACCAGCCGAAAAATTAGCGCGACCTGCGATCGACACAGGAGAGTACGGCTACCAGAAACTCAACGTAACTTCCCAACAGCGCGACCCTAATTCAATTCTCAGCTGGATGGAACGAGCGATCCGCACCCGCAAGCAGTATCCAGAATTTGGCTCTGGTAAATGGGACATTATTGCTACAGACGAACCGAGCGTATTTGCACGCAGTTCTCAACACAATGGAAATACAGTTATTGCCGTTCATAATCTATCCGCACAATCATGCACTGTTAGCTTGAAATCGGCAGAATACCCGCATTTACTGGATGTATTTAGCGATCGCTTCTACGAACAAATGGATTGCAATTCTAAAGAGATCGAAATTTCTGGCTACGGCTATCGCTGGTTCCAGGTAAATTAA
- a CDS encoding TIGR03885 family FMN-dependent LLM class oxidoreductase, which produces MAKIGYHASHEQFKPSELLQYVQIAQQAGFTHALSSDHFHPWSEQQGQSGFAWSWLGAAMQATPELNYRVVCAPGQRYHPAIIAQAAATLAEMFPQRFWITVGSGQALNESITGDKWLCKSERNTRLKECVDIMRALWCGDTVTHKGLVCVEEAKLYSRPETPPLIIGAAVTAQTAEWLGSWADGLITISRPPEKLKQVVDAFRRGGGEGKPMLLKVQLSYDRNEDMARQKAHQQWRNNIFKNILMTELRSPQQFDAAGEFVKPEEMNEHVRISAEPQQHIEWLQQDVELGFDELLLHNVNREQQQFIQVFGEKVLPVFGN; this is translated from the coding sequence ATGGCAAAAATCGGCTATCACGCTTCCCACGAACAATTCAAGCCCAGTGAATTGTTGCAATACGTGCAAATAGCTCAACAAGCAGGCTTCACTCATGCTCTTTCCTCCGACCATTTTCACCCTTGGAGTGAACAACAGGGTCAAAGCGGTTTTGCTTGGTCTTGGCTGGGTGCGGCGATGCAAGCGACTCCTGAATTGAATTATCGCGTGGTCTGCGCCCCAGGACAGCGCTACCATCCAGCAATTATCGCTCAGGCGGCGGCTACATTAGCAGAAATGTTTCCTCAGCGTTTTTGGATAACTGTAGGTAGCGGTCAGGCACTTAATGAGAGCATTACAGGCGATAAGTGGTTGTGTAAAAGCGAGCGCAATACTCGCTTAAAAGAATGCGTCGATATTATGCGGGCTTTGTGGTGCGGAGACACTGTGACTCATAAAGGTTTAGTCTGCGTTGAGGAAGCAAAACTTTATTCGCGTCCCGAAACGCCACCCTTGATTATCGGTGCTGCTGTTACAGCCCAAACTGCCGAGTGGTTGGGAAGTTGGGCAGATGGGTTAATTACAATTTCTCGTCCACCAGAGAAACTCAAACAAGTCGTCGATGCTTTTCGTCGGGGTGGGGGAGAAGGTAAACCCATGCTGTTGAAAGTCCAGCTATCCTACGATCGCAACGAGGATATGGCAAGGCAAAAAGCTCATCAGCAGTGGCGCAATAATATTTTCAAAAATATTCTCATGACCGAACTGCGATCGCCTCAGCAGTTTGATGCAGCTGGAGAGTTTGTCAAACCGGAAGAAATGAACGAACACGTCCGCATCTCTGCCGAGCCGCAGCAACATATAGAATGGTTGCAGCAAGATGTAGAGTTGGGATTTGATGAATTGCTGTTGCACAACGTCAACCGCGAACAGCAACAATTCATTCAGGTATTTGGCGAGAAAGTGTTACCCGTGTTTGGTAATTAA
- a CDS encoding GUN4 domain-containing protein, producing MTNNNLIVRFSMSSEIKESEAIARLAIMEAQLQQMTQMLSNLSDRLARMEDNFLLVADVYNYKKLQELLAAGNFHAADWETIRLIQAVTGELELESITPEQIRSFPCNELQVIDNLWRKYSNGRFGFSIQTRIYQSIGGSIETTINQDYQIIESFGDRVGWRSNRKWLKCDDLDYTLTAPIGCHPSRWWNSPFGAKMTNYFFNRLITCQL from the coding sequence ATGACCAATAACAACCTAATTGTGAGGTTTTCTATGTCTAGCGAAATTAAGGAATCGGAAGCGATCGCCCGTTTAGCAATAATGGAAGCACAACTCCAGCAGATGACTCAAATGCTATCAAATTTGAGCGATCGCCTAGCTCGGATGGAAGACAATTTTCTGCTAGTGGCTGATGTCTACAACTACAAAAAGCTACAAGAATTGCTAGCTGCCGGAAATTTCCATGCCGCAGACTGGGAAACGATTCGCCTCATTCAAGCTGTGACGGGAGAGTTAGAACTAGAATCCATTACCCCGGAACAAATCAGAAGTTTTCCCTGTAACGAACTACAAGTTATCGATAATCTGTGGCGCAAATATAGTAACGGTCGCTTTGGCTTTAGCATCCAAACGCGAATTTATCAAAGTATTGGCGGCTCTATAGAAACTACAATTAATCAAGATTATCAAATCATCGAGTCCTTTGGCGATCGCGTCGGCTGGCGATCGAATCGCAAATGGCTCAAATGCGACGATCTTGACTATACCCTCACAGCACCCATTGGTTGCCATCCTTCTCGCTGGTGGAATTCTCCCTTTGGGGCAAAAATGACCAACTATTTTTTCAATCGATTAATCACCTGCCAGCTTTAA
- the glpK gene encoding glycerol kinase GlpK: MQYILGLDLGTTGNRAILFDAEGAIAGQAYKELTQYYPQPGYLEHDPEEIWQDTYTCIQQVFKQTGISASAIAAIGLSVQRETCLLWDKTTGKPLHKAIVWQDRRTASMCRQLQAKGQAKTIQARTGLIVDAYFSATKFAWLLDWVRNQNINLDNILAGTIDTWILWKLTGGKVHATDRSNASRTMLMNLAQGNWDSQLLDLFQIPDRIMPQIQPSLGIFGETDPQLLGEAIPIASVFGDQQAALFAHGCDRPGMVKCTYGTGCFLIAHTGEELTRSHHQLLSTVAWTQVLANGKTVTSYALEAAMFTTGACIQWLRDGLKLIDSAAETEHLARQVTDNNGVYFVPALSGLGAPRWDMSARGAFLGITGGVQREHMVRAVLEAIAYQVKEAIEAMNRDSSKAIEVLKVDGGACQNDFLMQFQADALGIPIERPVVLEATAQGAAFGAGLAIGYWTDYQKLCRSRKIDRIFEPGTGAIQAQENFHTWLEAVNRAQHWVDESHL, from the coding sequence ATGCAATACATTCTAGGATTAGATCTAGGCACGACAGGGAACCGAGCAATTTTATTCGATGCTGAAGGTGCAATCGCCGGTCAAGCCTATAAAGAACTGACGCAATATTATCCTCAACCTGGCTATTTAGAACACGATCCAGAAGAGATTTGGCAGGATACTTATACTTGTATACAACAAGTTTTCAAACAAACAGGTATTTCAGCAAGTGCGATCGCGGCAATTGGATTGTCAGTACAGCGAGAAACCTGTTTATTGTGGGATAAGACGACAGGTAAACCCCTACATAAAGCAATTGTCTGGCAAGATCGGCGTACCGCGTCTATGTGTCGGCAATTACAAGCAAAAGGACAAGCAAAGACAATTCAAGCACGGACTGGATTGATTGTCGATGCCTACTTTTCGGCAACTAAATTTGCGTGGTTGCTCGATTGGGTACGGAATCAAAATATAAATTTGGATAATATTCTGGCTGGGACGATCGACACTTGGATCTTATGGAAATTAACGGGTGGTAAGGTTCACGCTACCGATCGGAGTAATGCCAGCCGCACGATGTTGATGAATCTAGCGCAGGGAAATTGGGACTCGCAACTCCTCGATTTATTTCAGATTCCCGATCGCATCATGCCGCAAATCCAGCCTAGTTTGGGCATATTTGGCGAAACCGATCCGCAACTACTGGGGGAAGCAATTCCGATCGCATCGGTATTTGGCGATCAACAGGCGGCGCTATTTGCCCACGGGTGCGATCGCCCTGGTATGGTGAAATGTACGTATGGGACGGGATGTTTTTTAATCGCCCATACAGGTGAAGAACTGACGCGATCGCATCACCAGTTATTGTCAACTGTTGCCTGGACGCAAGTTTTAGCAAACGGAAAAACGGTGACGAGTTACGCTTTAGAAGCGGCTATGTTTACGACAGGTGCTTGCATTCAGTGGTTGCGAGATGGTTTGAAGCTGATCGATTCAGCTGCCGAAACCGAACACCTGGCGCGTCAAGTTACAGATAATAACGGTGTTTACTTCGTCCCAGCATTAAGTGGATTGGGTGCGCCTCGGTGGGATATGAGCGCCAGGGGTGCTTTTCTGGGAATTACAGGCGGCGTACAGCGCGAACACATGGTTAGAGCCGTTTTAGAAGCGATCGCTTATCAGGTAAAAGAGGCGATCGAGGCGATGAATCGAGATTCTAGCAAAGCGATCGAAGTGTTGAAAGTTGACGGGGGTGCTTGTCAAAATGACTTTTTAATGCAGTTCCAAGCCGATGCACTCGGAATTCCGATCGAGCGTCCAGTCGTTTTAGAAGCAACGGCTCAAGGTGCAGCCTTTGGTGCTGGATTGGCGATCGGTTATTGGACTGATTATCAAAAGTTGTGTCGCAGTCGGAAAATCGACCGAATTTTTGAGCCAGGAACGGGTGCAATCCAAGCACAAGAAAATTTTCACACTTGGCTGGAAGCTGTTAACCGCGCTCAGCATTGGGTTGATGAATCTCATCTCTGA
- a CDS encoding DOPA 4,5-dioxygenase family protein: MLEDTKEIADFHAHVYYDCQSREVAARVREELSIKFDVRLGRWHDNPIGPHTKPMYQVAFLPEQFGAIVSWLMLHRQGLDILVHPTTGNDVADHTNHALWLGEKLELNIEFLQSIKTT, encoded by the coding sequence ATGCTAGAAGATACAAAGGAAATAGCAGATTTTCACGCTCATGTCTATTACGATTGCCAAAGTCGCGAAGTAGCGGCGCGTGTACGTGAAGAATTGAGTATAAAATTCGATGTGAGGCTTGGGCGCTGGCATGACAATCCTATTGGTCCCCACACCAAACCTATGTATCAAGTTGCCTTTTTACCAGAACAATTTGGTGCGATTGTTTCCTGGTTAATGTTGCATCGTCAAGGATTGGATATTTTAGTCCATCCAACAACAGGTAATGATGTTGCAGACCATACAAACCATGCCCTATGGTTGGGAGAAAAGTTAGAGCTAAATATAGAATTTCTTCAATCCATTAAAACGACTTAA
- a CDS encoding cadmium resistance transporter, with product MSRIGMAFAEGLIAFIATNIDDIIVLLLFFSQISANFRRRHIVIGHYLGFTTIVLASLPGFFGGLIVPREWIGLLGLLPIIIGVKQLVDRKTATAELQTVISFENSRYRNPAVSFLLSILNPQTYKVAAVTVANGGDNISIYIPLFAGSQLASLGIILAVFFSMVGVWCAIAYLLTRQPTIANLLSRYGQPIVPFILIGLGLFILYERGTFGLIFSA from the coding sequence ATGAGTAGAATTGGTATGGCTTTTGCAGAAGGTTTAATCGCCTTTATTGCTACAAATATCGATGATATTATTGTCTTGCTACTCTTTTTCTCCCAAATAAGTGCTAATTTTCGTCGTCGGCATATCGTTATCGGTCATTATCTAGGTTTTACAACTATTGTTTTGGCTAGCTTACCAGGTTTTTTTGGTGGTTTAATCGTACCGCGAGAATGGATTGGTTTATTAGGACTCTTACCAATAATAATTGGTGTTAAGCAACTCGTGGATCGCAAAACAGCAACCGCAGAATTGCAAACAGTCATCAGCTTTGAAAATTCTAGGTATCGTAATCCCGCTGTCTCTTTTCTTTTAAGTATTCTGAACCCTCAGACTTATAAAGTTGCAGCAGTAACAGTTGCTAATGGTGGCGATAATATTAGTATCTATATTCCGTTATTTGCTGGTAGTCAACTTGCGAGTTTAGGGATAATTCTCGCTGTATTTTTTTCGATGGTAGGAGTTTGGTGTGCAATCGCATATTTATTAACTCGCCAACCTACTATTGCCAACCTTTTAAGTCGCTACGGTCAACCGATAGTTCCTTTCATATTGATCGGCTTAGGTTTATTTATTCTGTATGAAAGAGGCACATTCGGGCTAATATTCTCAGCTTAA
- the pyrE gene encoding orotate phosphoribosyltransferase encodes MTTDLTALRQELLDLFCQLAYKEGDFVLSSGQRSSYYINGKLVTLHPQGALAIGRLLLSLLPPDTQAVAGLTLGADPIVSAVSVVSAIENRPIPALIIRKETKGHGTRAYIEGPVLPDGALVVVLEDVVTTGQSAMKAVERLQEAGYKVEEVISLVDRKQGGAELYAAQGLKFRTLFSIEELQARYQQINS; translated from the coding sequence ATGACAACCGATTTAACTGCACTACGCCAAGAACTACTCGATCTATTCTGTCAACTTGCCTACAAAGAGGGTGATTTTGTCCTGTCTTCTGGTCAACGCAGTTCTTATTACATTAATGGCAAATTAGTCACGTTACACCCTCAAGGTGCTTTGGCGATCGGTCGTTTGTTATTATCTCTGCTACCACCAGATACGCAAGCAGTGGCAGGATTGACACTGGGAGCCGATCCCATTGTTAGCGCTGTAAGTGTGGTTTCTGCGATTGAAAATCGTCCCATTCCAGCTTTGATTATTCGTAAAGAAACGAAAGGACATGGTACGAGAGCATATATTGAAGGTCCAGTATTACCAGATGGTGCTTTGGTTGTGGTTCTAGAAGATGTTGTCACGACTGGACAATCGGCAATGAAAGCAGTGGAAAGATTGCAAGAGGCGGGTTACAAAGTCGAGGAAGTTATATCGTTGGTAGATCGAAAGCAAGGTGGTGCTGAGTTATATGCAGCGCAAGGATTGAAGTTTCGGACATTATTTTCTATTGAGGAACTTCAAGCACGATATCAGCAAATAAATTCTTAA
- a CDS encoding hemolysin family protein: MSAFPPLNWADIWLRLLSVLLLIAINAFFVTAEFSLVSVRRSRIYQLVEAGDWQALTVQSLQRSLDRVLSTTQLGITLSSLALGWIGESTMGVLVAAWLEQLPLPAGERAFITHAISISVAFFLVAYLQIVLGELCPKSVALLYSEQLARLLGSPLKAIARIFTPFVWILNQSTRFLLRLVGIQYTGQAWRPPVTPEELQLIISTERESTGLEAEERALLNNIFEFGTVKVGAVMVQRPQIVALSTNATLQTLLQAVAATGHSRYPIIGKSLDEVRGIIHLKDLAEPLALGKISLSTEIYPWMRPAQFVPEHTSLGELLPIMQQSLRHSIRAERATIIVVNEFGGTVGLVTLQDLIAEIIGDAGAIESTDELLIQSLDDRTYLVQAQMNLEDLNKLLNLDLPLRQDYQTLGGFILYQLQEIPAVGTTLNYQNLEFTIVSVEGPRLDEIKIHLLKGAGSSEQGAE; encoded by the coding sequence ATGAGTGCTTTTCCTCCCCTGAATTGGGCAGATATTTGGCTCAGATTATTATCTGTGCTGTTGTTGATTGCCATTAATGCTTTTTTTGTCACGGCTGAGTTTTCCCTTGTTTCCGTGAGGCGATCGCGGATTTATCAGTTGGTAGAAGCGGGAGACTGGCAAGCGCTGACAGTACAATCGCTACAACGCAGTCTCGATCGCGTCCTCTCTACTACCCAACTCGGGATCACTCTTTCTAGTCTTGCCTTGGGTTGGATTGGCGAGAGTACGATGGGCGTACTGGTTGCTGCTTGGTTAGAGCAGTTACCCCTACCTGCGGGAGAGCGGGCTTTTATTACCCATGCGATCTCCATTTCAGTTGCTTTTTTTCTAGTTGCCTACTTGCAAATCGTACTGGGAGAATTGTGTCCCAAGTCAGTCGCGCTGCTCTACTCCGAGCAACTGGCGCGATTGTTGGGTTCACCCCTCAAAGCGATCGCCCGCATTTTTACGCCGTTTGTCTGGATTCTCAACCAATCCACGCGCTTTCTGCTGCGTTTGGTGGGGATTCAATACACGGGACAAGCTTGGAGACCACCAGTCACTCCCGAAGAGTTACAACTGATTATTTCTACCGAGCGAGAATCGACTGGCTTAGAGGCAGAAGAACGAGCGTTACTGAATAATATTTTTGAATTCGGTACGGTCAAAGTTGGGGCAGTCATGGTACAGCGCCCGCAAATTGTTGCTTTATCCACAAACGCCACGTTGCAAACCCTATTGCAAGCAGTTGCAGCTACGGGACACTCTCGCTACCCCATTATTGGTAAATCGTTGGACGAAGTACGGGGCATTATTCACCTCAAAGACCTAGCAGAACCACTCGCTCTAGGCAAAATTTCCTTATCAACAGAAATTTATCCCTGGATGCGTCCTGCCCAATTTGTACCGGAACACACCTCATTAGGCGAACTTCTGCCCATCATGCAGCAAAGCCTGAGACATTCCATCCGTGCGGAACGAGCCACGATTATAGTTGTCAACGAGTTTGGTGGAACCGTAGGACTAGTGACGCTACAAGATTTAATCGCCGAGATTATTGGCGATGCAGGGGCAATAGAAAGCACTGATGAGCTGTTGATCCAGAGTTTGGACGACAGAACTTACTTGGTACAGGCACAAATGAACTTAGAAGACCTCAACAAGTTATTGAATTTAGATTTACCGCTGAGACAAGATTATCAGACCTTGGGAGGATTTATTTTGTATCAACTACAAGAAATACCCGCCGTCGGCACAACCTTAAATTATCAAAACCTAGAATTTACTATCGTTTCTGTTGAAGGACCCCGCCTTGACGAGATTAAGATTCACCTTTTGAAGGGAGCAGGGAGCAGCGAGCAGGGAGCAGAGTAA
- the queC gene encoding 7-cyano-7-deazaguanine synthase QueC, translating into MTNNKAVILLSGGLDSSTVLYQARADGYDCYAISFDYQQRHRRELEAAKTIARSAGVADHQLVSFDLRQWGGSALTDDSINLPQARSLDEMAQNIPVTYVPARNTIFLSFALAYAETLNASRVYIGVNALDYSGYPDCRPDYIQAMQEVFRLGTKQGREGNAIAIVAPLIQLKKTEIIQLGDRLGVPWEKTWSCYAGDELACGVCDSCRLRLAAFAALELEDPLPYRREQRSVTSDQ; encoded by the coding sequence ATGACAAATAACAAAGCCGTAATTTTGCTATCTGGGGGATTAGACTCGTCAACGGTGCTATACCAAGCACGGGCAGATGGCTATGATTGCTATGCGATTTCTTTTGATTATCAACAGCGACATCGCCGAGAATTAGAGGCAGCTAAGACGATCGCGCGGTCGGCTGGAGTGGCAGACCATCAACTCGTATCTTTCGATCTGCGACAGTGGGGCGGTTCTGCTTTAACTGATGACAGCATCAATTTACCCCAAGCGCGATCGCTGGACGAAATGGCGCAAAATATACCCGTTACCTACGTACCAGCCCGCAATACAATCTTTTTGAGTTTTGCCCTGGCTTATGCTGAAACTTTAAATGCCAGCCGCGTTTACATTGGCGTAAATGCCCTCGATTACTCCGGCTACCCCGATTGCCGTCCCGATTACATCCAAGCTATGCAAGAGGTATTTCGTCTAGGTACGAAACAAGGGCGGGAAGGAAACGCGATCGCAATTGTTGCTCCTCTCATTCAGCTGAAAAAAACCGAAATTATTCAACTGGGCGATCGATTGGGCGTACCTTGGGAAAAAACCTGGTCTTGCTACGCAGGCGACGAACTTGCCTGCGGTGTTTGTGACTCATGCCGTCTCCGCCTAGCTGCATTTGCTGCTCTAGAGCTGGAAGATCCTTTGCCTTATAGGAGGGAGCAGCGATCGGTGACCAGTGACCAGTGA
- a CDS encoding Gfo/Idh/MocA family oxidoreductase: MSKGQVVPQMQRNQPEAIKIGVVGVGNMGQHHARVLSLLKDVELVGIADINVERGLDIASKYRVRFFEDYRDLLPHVEAVCVAVPTRAHYAVGMTCLKEGVHVLIEKPIAASISEAESLVNTAAQAQRILQVGHIERFSPAFQELSKVLKTEQLMAIEARRMSPAAQRANDVSVVLDLMIHDIDLLLELADAPVIKLTASGSCGSDSGYLDYVTATLGFANGIVATLTASKVTHRKIRRIAAHCKNSLTEADFLNNEILIHRQTTANCMTEHGQVLYRQDGLIEKVYTSNADKLCAELEHFVSCVRGGSQPSVGGEQALKALRLASLIEQMAVDGHAWKLPEREYEYPIVAV; this comes from the coding sequence ATGTCTAAGGGACAAGTAGTCCCGCAGATGCAGCGCAACCAACCTGAAGCAATTAAGATTGGCGTGGTTGGAGTGGGCAATATGGGGCAACATCACGCCCGCGTCCTAAGTTTGCTCAAGGACGTGGAACTGGTGGGTATAGCAGATATCAATGTCGAGCGAGGACTCGATATTGCTAGCAAGTACAGAGTGCGTTTTTTTGAAGACTATCGAGATTTACTGCCTCATGTCGAGGCAGTTTGCGTAGCTGTCCCCACTCGCGCCCATTATGCTGTTGGGATGACCTGCCTAAAAGAAGGGGTTCACGTCCTGATTGAAAAGCCGATCGCTGCTAGTATTTCTGAAGCAGAATCTCTGGTCAATACAGCTGCTCAAGCTCAAAGAATTCTTCAAGTCGGTCACATCGAACGCTTCAGCCCAGCATTTCAAGAATTAAGCAAAGTTTTAAAGACGGAGCAATTGATGGCAATCGAGGCTCGTCGCATGAGTCCCGCTGCTCAAAGAGCCAACGATGTCTCGGTCGTGTTAGATTTAATGATTCATGACATCGACCTATTGTTAGAATTGGCTGACGCGCCAGTGATAAAGCTAACTGCTAGTGGTAGCTGTGGTTCTGATTCAGGATATTTAGATTACGTAACGGCAACTCTAGGTTTTGCAAATGGAATCGTAGCAACGCTCACAGCTAGTAAAGTGACTCACCGCAAAATTCGTCGCATTGCTGCCCATTGTAAAAATTCTTTGACTGAGGCAGATTTTCTGAACAATGAAATTCTGATCCACCGTCAAACCACTGCTAACTGTATGACAGAACACGGTCAGGTGCTTTACCGTCAAGATGGCTTGATTGAAAAAGTTTACACGAGCAACGCCGATAAACTTTGCGCTGAATTAGAACATTTTGTTAGCTGCGTGCGTGGTGGTAGCCAGCCCTCTGTAGGAGGAGAACAAGCACTGAAAGCTTTGCGCTTGGCAAGTTTAATCGAGCAAATGGCTGTAGACGGTCATGCTTGGAAACTACCAGAACGGGAGTACGAGTATCCGATTGTTGCCGTTTAA